In Dehalobacter sp. 12DCB1, one genomic interval encodes:
- a CDS encoding metalloregulator ArsR/SmtB family transcription factor, which yields MSVFHAPAPEQPQKHIPGIELSLELADFYKVFADFSRIRILFALLDHELYVNELAEILGMSQSAVSHQLRILRQYKLVKVRRAGKTSVYSLSDDHVYRILTQGLEHLSP from the coding sequence ATGTCGGTATTTCATGCCCCTGCCCCAGAACAGCCCCAAAAACATATTCCAGGTATAGAATTATCCCTGGAACTGGCTGACTTCTATAAAGTATTTGCGGATTTCTCCAGAATACGTATCCTTTTTGCATTATTGGATCATGAGCTCTATGTAAATGAACTGGCAGAAATTTTAGGTATGAGCCAATCTGCCGTCTCCCATCAATTGAGGATTCTCCGTCAATACAAATTAGTGAAGGTGCGCCGGGCCGGCAAAACAAGTGTTTATTCTTTGAGTGACGATCATGTTTATCGGATACTGACCCAGGGACTCGAACATCTTTCCCCCTGA
- a CDS encoding cyclase family protein produces the protein MVIHDITIPLFPGMVSYPGDPPFQSEPVYSIDKDGYGLSMLSMGSHCGTHLDAPSHCLTGGESVDRIPLELLIGAARVIEVAAAGSILPDHLIPKGIREGERILFKTRNSDLLKDNAFQPEYTYLSSEAAEYLAAKKVQLVGIDYLSIDDSTSSAYSSHTILLSGNSAVLEGLDLSEVNEGDYFLVALPLKIRDCDGSPVRAVLIEGMNL, from the coding sequence ATGGTAATCCATGATATAACGATCCCGCTTTTTCCGGGAATGGTTTCTTATCCCGGGGATCCGCCGTTTCAATCAGAACCTGTGTATTCCATAGACAAGGACGGATATGGTCTTTCGATGCTTTCGATGGGCTCCCATTGTGGAACCCATCTTGATGCGCCGTCTCATTGCCTGACAGGAGGAGAATCTGTTGACAGGATTCCTCTGGAGTTGCTTATCGGAGCGGCCAGGGTAATCGAAGTGGCGGCTGCGGGGAGTATCCTGCCTGACCATCTGATCCCCAAAGGAATCCGCGAAGGGGAAAGGATCTTGTTTAAAACCCGGAACTCAGACCTTTTAAAGGACAATGCGTTTCAACCGGAGTATACTTATCTTTCTTCCGAAGCCGCTGAATACCTTGCAGCCAAAAAAGTACAATTGGTTGGGATCGATTACTTGTCCATTGATGATTCTACGAGCAGCGCTTATTCAAGTCATACCATTCTGCTTTCCGGAAACAGTGCAGTATTAGAAGGACTAGACTTATCGGAAGTCAATGAGGGAGATTACTTTCTCGTTGCACTGCCTCTAAAAATAAGAGACTGCGACGGCAGTCCCGTAAGAGCGGTTTTAATTGAAGGAATGAATCTATAA